A stretch of DNA from Lotus japonicus ecotype B-129 chromosome 4, LjGifu_v1.2:
aaaatatATTACTAACATATTGAAAAACAATTAAATGCATGTGTAAATGAAATTTATGcatcaaatttttttctaaaaaaattaattatcattAATTTCAAAAACCAATTACCATTGTTTTAGCAATTAATGATCattaatttcaaaaactaaTTACTTGccattgttttttcattttctatttgatgccttgtgaaaaaaaaaattcatgataaaagataaaataatatGAGAACCACAACGGTTAGGGATAGAATAGAGTGAGAGGGTTTGAAGTCCAAGAAATCACCATAGTCAACATCATAAATTTTGTGGAAAATAAAATCACattaatttctctctctctctcttctctctctctcacagtATAAAAGCACACCCATTTGGGGGTGCTTCTACCCTCACCTTCTTCAATCACTCACCTCTGCAAGAGTCACACAAATTCCCCATGACCCTAGCCTAGTAGCTCTCCTTTTTCCTTCCATTCTTCCATTGATTGATTTCACAATCTCTCAGCAACCATGGCCACCGACAACAAGATGATTTCCCTTGAGGAAATCAAGAACGAGACTGTTGATCTGGTATAATTTCCACAAacccactttttttttctctcgtTAAATTCCAATTCTGCTGTTGGGTTTTCATTTCTGCTGCGAAATCTGTGGAAAGTTTCGATTTTTTCTCGTTTACTCTTTTTGACTGTGATTTCaagattacttttttttttctcacctGATGTTCAGATTTCGTAGCAATCAACTTTTCCCAGTCATTTGAACCATTGATTTTGATTTCTGACTGGATTTTTCTTATGGGGTAGTGAAATTTTTTGTTATCTCTGTTTGAATCTTTTTCTGATTGGTCTGTTTCACTGTTGAGAAAATTAAGGAATAAACTAGCTAAAGTACTGTGAGTTTTGGGGAGGTAACATGTTATGAAAGGGACATGGCTTGATTGATTCCAAAGGGGTTTTGGTTTTCACCTTTGGAATCAATCaatgctactttttttttttctgggaaAATTTTGTCCTTGATTTTCTCTGGTGCCAAACAGATGAACTTTAGTAGGTAATTTTATGTTAATATAAAGGATGGATCAGTCATCAGTGGATCTAAGCATATGGTGTGGTGGTAGGGGGAGATAGTTTTCAATTTTCGATGcagattattttaattttctctatTTGTCTAGATGTGTATAtgatttatttttcaatgtCTATTCATATGTCTTTTTCTATGTCTGCACCTCGTTTGGCATGAGAATTTGAAGTACTTTTCCGTGGTActtctattattttttttcactttaaTTTCTGAGCATTTTGCCTCTATCTGATCAACCGTTTTCATAGTTACTCTCACATTTATGAATTAACGATTCTGAATTTTCTGACACAACAGGGTCCATAGCTTTTTCACTTAATCTATTTGTCCAATTTACCCTCAACCTCTCTTGCAATTTTCAACCATACCTATCTATTATTAAGGGAGATTTGTACTTTTGTGTGATTTTGTAACAAAAGTTTTACTGTCATTTCAAAGGAGTTTTTTTTGCATTAAAAGGTATGGTTTAAAACAGGGTCCATAGCATCTAGTTGAATTATAGATGTACAAGGTGTCTCACATGGAGGGATGCTTACCCTGTCGTCTGACACGTACCCTTTTCTTGGGTGGTGTGTCCACAGCATGATTAGTCAACGCTTTTTGTGATTGGCTGAGGTTTGATGAACGTGATGCTCTGAACCATGAGTCACGGAGCTCAGTTCAAGGGCCTGTTTGGCTCATGATTCAATTGATTTCGGGTAAAACAGATTTTGTAAAATTAGtataagtgagttgaaaatgAAACGATTTATCTTTGACTACAATTATGAGAAAAATTGATTAGTGATTTTGGTTCTGAAATCAATTCTTCAAAATGAGTTATTTCAAACTTGATctatcataattgattctgatttgagaaccaaacacacactcaaCCGTTGTCTGCTGCACAATCCTAACTTTTGTACAATCCTTGTCACATAAATTGAGGTGGAAATAAATTGCTTCTTCTTTAATAAAACAAGGTCCTAAGTTGTTGATATAGCTATGCTTGAGTGAATGGTCCCTAACATGTTTCATATCAATAATATATCAGGTCATTAATGTAAACTATCATGTAAATATGATAAGTCAGGTttctaaatattttataaacttTTTGATGATTTACAGGAACGTATCCCTGTTGAGGAAGTGTTCCAGCAGTTGAAATGTACCCCAGAAGGTTTGTCTTCGGAGGAAGGAGCCAGTCGGCTTCAAATATTTGGGCCAAACAAGCTAGAGGAGAAAAAGGTTCCTAGCTTTTTGAACATTGGTTAACATATCCAAGATTATACTGTTAATGAAATGCAATTACTGATTGGTAATGATTTCAATGATATAGGAAAGCAAACTGCTCAAGTTTCTTGGGTTCATGTGGAATCCTCTTTCATGGGTCATGGAAATGGCAGCCATTATGGCAATTGCTCTTGCAAATGGTGGTGGGAAGCCCCCAGATTGGCAAGATTTTCTGGGTATTATTTGCTTGCTGGTGATCAACTCCACCATCAGTTTCATTGAAGAAAACAATGCTGGTAATGCTGCAGCTGCTCTCATGGCTGGTCTTGCTCCCAAGACAAAGGTATGTGTCTGTGTCCTGCACCTAGTAGCTGTGTATGCATATGACCCTAAAGATATGTGTGGTTAATGAGACCTTGTTTTGTTACAAGTTAAATGTTATTCAAGTGTTTGATTTAATATCTGACTCCAAATTCTCATAGGTTCTTAGAGATGGTAAATGGTCTGAGCAAGAAGCTGCAGTTCTTGTCCCTGGAGACATCATAAGCATCAAACTAGGTGATATTGTTCCTGCTGATGCCCGTCTTCTTGAGGGTGATCCTTTAAAAATTGATCAATCTGCTTTGACTGGAGAGTCACTTCCTGTGAACAAGAATCCTGGGGATGAGGTTTTCTCTGGATCAACTTGCAAACAGGGTGAAATTGAAGCTATTGTCATTGCAACTGGTGTCCACACATTTTTCGGGAAAGCAGCTCACCTGGTGGATAGTACTAACCAAGTTGGACATTTCCAGAAGGTGCTTACAGCAATTGGAAACTTCTGTATTTGTTCCATTGCAGTTGGTATGATAGCTGAGATCATAGTCATGTACCCGATTCAGGACCGTAAATATAGAGACGGAATTGACAACCTTTTGGTCCTCTTGATTGGAGGAATTCCCATTGCTATGCCCACTGTGTTGTCTGTGACAATGGCCATTGGTTCTCACAGGCTCTCTCAGCAAGGTGCTATCACCAAGCGAATGACTGCCATTGAAGAAATGGCTGGTATGGATGTTCTTTGCAGTGACAAGACGGGTACTCTAACGCTTAACAAGCTTACTGTTGACAAGAACTTGATTGAAGTCTTCGAAAAGGGTGTGGACAAGGAACATGTACTGCTCCTTGCTGCAAGGGCTTCCAGGACTGAAAACCAGGATGCAATAGATGCTGCTGTTGTTGGAACACTTGCTGACCCAAAAGAGGTTTGACCATCAACTATTGCTTTACTTTTAGTTCATTGCTAGAAAATTGTTGATGTGACTGATTATATTGATCAAATCTGTGCGCACTATGCAGGCAAGGGCTGGGGTAAGAGAGGTGCACTTCTTACCATTTAACCCTGTTGACAAGAGAACTGCTTTAACATACATTGATTCTCAAGGAAATTGGCACAGGGCAAGCAAAGGTGCTCCTGAGCAGGTAACCTCAAGATTCAGTTTGTTTAGTGTTGGTTAGATTTCCAGTCACACAATTGATGCTAACATTTATGTGGTGCACAGATCATGACGCTGTGTAACCTCAGGGAAGATACTAAGAAGAAGGTTCATGCTATGATTGACAAGTTTGCAGAAAGAGGGCTTCGTTCCCTTGCTGTGTCTAGACAGGTTTGTATTGCTAGTTTCATGTATGAAGTTTATGTTGAAACTTTGGATTTCCTTCACTGAGCCCCTTGCTCATCTGTGCTACTTCTGCAGGAAGTTCCtgagaaaacaaaagaaagcGCTGGTGGGCCTTGGCAGTTTGTTGGTTTGTTGTCATTGTTTGACCCCCCTAGACATGATAGTGCTGAGACTATTCGTAGAGCTCTTCATCTTGGTGTTAATGTCAAGATGATTACTGGTACCTACTCTAATTCCCCCTTTTATCTATGTCTCTCTTCTTTGCGATAGTACTTATTATCAAGTATCCGCAAGTTAATATCCTTGCTCGTGTTCTACTCTCCAGGTGATCAACTTGCCATAGCTAAGGAGACTGGCCGGAGACTCGGGATGGGAACTAATATGTACCCATCTTCTACCTTGCTTGGCCAGGATAAAGATGCCAGCATTGCCGCACTTCCCGTAGAAGAGTTGATTGAGAAAGCAGATGGTTTTGCTGGAGTATTTCCAGGTTCATGTTCTTCACCATTTCATTTTGATGATTTTTGTTTATCTTCATTCCTTCTCCTTTTGTTCTTTGAAATgttatatttcttaattttgtccTTATCATCTCTTATTTACACCTACAGAGCACAAATATGAAATTGTGAAGAAGTTGCAAGAGAGGAAGCACATTTGTGGAATGACTGGTGATGGTGTCAATGATGCTCCTGCTTTGAAGAGGGCTGATATTGGAATTGCTGTTGCTGATGCTACTGATGCTGCAAGGGGTGCCTCTGATATTGTTTTGACTGAACCTGGATTGAGTGTTATTGTTAGTGCAGTCTTAACTAGCCGAGCTATTTTCCAAAGAATGAAGAACTATACGGTTGGTTGCTGTCTGCTTTCTTCATGAACATAGTCTCTTTTGCTCTCTGTTTCCGAACTAATACTGTTTGTGTTATTTTCTTTGTATTTCAGATATATGCAGTATCTATCACTATCCGTATAGTGGTAAGTAGATAATAATATTTTCACTGTATATAATTCTTGatgaaaaaaatgtgaaaaatattCATTAGTTTGGGTTCTCAACTTTTTCCCCTGAATGCAGTTTGGTTTCATGTTCATTGCACTGATCTGGAAATTTGACTTCTCTCCTTTTATGGTTTTGATTATTGCCGTTCTAAATGACGGTAAGGCTCTTtgcaaatattccttttaaACTTGAACTCTCTTCATGACTATTCTGATTGGCAATGGAGGTCTGACACAGTAGTTATCATACTAACAGGAACAATCATGACAATTTCAAAAGATAGGGTGAAGCCATCTCCCTTGCCTGATAGTTGGAAACTGAATGAAATATTTGCTACTGGGGTTGTTCTTGGAAGTTATTTAGCACTGATGACTGTCATTTTCTTCTGGGCAATGCACGAAACCCACTTCTTCCCTGTAAGGAACATTCCAGTGGCCTATACTCAAtattttgtattttgtttttCATCAAATATATAACCTACCCTTGATTATCTTTTTGCAGGACAAATTTGGAGTTAGACACCTGACTCATGATGAAATGATGTCTGCTCTGTATCTGCAAGTCAGTATAGTTAGCCAGGCTCTGATATTTGTAACGCGTTCCCGTGGCTGGTCGTTTGTTGAACGCCCTGGATTGCTATTAGTCGTTGCTTTCATTATTGCTCAACTGGTAAGGATGATACTTCCATTTACTCTTTCAGAGTTGTTTGTAGGCATGCAACTAAATGAGTTTTCTTCTCACAATTCACATGAGAGAAATGTGAAATGAATAATATTTTGACTATATGATTTTGCAGATTGCTACAATCATAGCAGTATATGCTGACTGGGGTTTTGCAAAGGTCAAAGGGATTGGTTGGGGTTGGGCAGGAGTCATCTGGCTCTACAGTATTGTTTTCTATGTACCTCTTGATTTGATGAAGTTCGCCATCCGCTACATTTTGAGTGGCAAGGCTTGGTTAAATATGCTAGAAAACAAGGTACTTGTTAATCAGCTTTTCTCTTTCTCAAAGAGTGAAAGATTTTCATGAGAATGCATATGAATTGTTGTTTCAAAATGCATGACAGACTGCCTTCACCACCAAGAAAGACTACGGAAAAGAGGAGCGCGAAGCTCAGTGGGCTCTTGCTCAGAGGACTCTGCATGGACTTCAACCACCAGAGACTTCTGGCATTTTCAATGAAAAGAGCAGTTACAGAGAACTCTCTGAGATTGCTGAGCAGGCCAAGAGAagagcagaagttgcaaggtaaGAAATTAACCACACCACCCTTGAGTACTTTACTTCTGAGATTACTAGCATGTTTGGACCAACTTGTCTTTactcagaatcaattgtaaaatgGTTTCCAAACTATCCACTACTATAATCGAATACTATATGAAGATTTAAATCCAGATGTTATTGTTATAGTTCTAATACGTGAATTTTGTTTCTTCTCTACACTACAGGCTTCGCGAGCTTCACACTCTTAAGGGACATGTGGAGTCTGTGGTGAAGCTGAAGGGTCTTGATATTGATACTATCCAGCAGCACTACACCGTATGAGAAAATCACTAAACTGTAGATAGCAGAAGGGCCAGAATTTGATGAGATAACTGTTTTGATGCTTACTAGGAAGAGGGAGAGTTAGACTTGTGATATTGCTTTCCCAGTCTGTTTATTTTTACCATTTTTCATGTATTTTCAGAGTTCTGGCTGAATGAATGTCTTTGCCTTATTTTTACATAGGAGCAAACTAGTGT
This window harbors:
- the LOC130715133 gene encoding plasma membrane ATPase 4, which translates into the protein MATDNKMISLEEIKNETVDLERIPVEEVFQQLKCTPEGLSSEEGASRLQIFGPNKLEEKKESKLLKFLGFMWNPLSWVMEMAAIMAIALANGGGKPPDWQDFLGIICLLVINSTISFIEENNAGNAAAALMAGLAPKTKVLRDGKWSEQEAAVLVPGDIISIKLGDIVPADARLLEGDPLKIDQSALTGESLPVNKNPGDEVFSGSTCKQGEIEAIVIATGVHTFFGKAAHLVDSTNQVGHFQKVLTAIGNFCICSIAVGMIAEIIVMYPIQDRKYRDGIDNLLVLLIGGIPIAMPTVLSVTMAIGSHRLSQQGAITKRMTAIEEMAGMDVLCSDKTGTLTLNKLTVDKNLIEVFEKGVDKEHVLLLAARASRTENQDAIDAAVVGTLADPKEARAGVREVHFLPFNPVDKRTALTYIDSQGNWHRASKGAPEQIMTLCNLREDTKKKVHAMIDKFAERGLRSLAVSRQEVPEKTKESAGGPWQFVGLLSLFDPPRHDSAETIRRALHLGVNVKMITGDQLAIAKETGRRLGMGTNMYPSSTLLGQDKDASIAALPVEELIEKADGFAGVFPEHKYEIVKKLQERKHICGMTGDGVNDAPALKRADIGIAVADATDAARGASDIVLTEPGLSVIVSAVLTSRAIFQRMKNYTIYAVSITIRIVFGFMFIALIWKFDFSPFMVLIIAVLNDGTIMTISKDRVKPSPLPDSWKLNEIFATGVVLGSYLALMTVIFFWAMHETHFFPDKFGVRHLTHDEMMSALYLQVSIVSQALIFVTRSRGWSFVERPGLLLVVAFIIAQLIATIIAVYADWGFAKVKGIGWGWAGVIWLYSIVFYVPLDLMKFAIRYILSGKAWLNMLENKTAFTTKKDYGKEEREAQWALAQRTLHGLQPPETSGIFNEKSSYRELSEIAEQAKRRAEVARLRELHTLKGHVESVVKLKGLDIDTIQQHYTV